From Rubrivirga sp. SAORIC476, a single genomic window includes:
- a CDS encoding PspC domain-containing protein, producing MSTRSRRRSRPTETEAHDDEFSLISDDDIVAFMAEQELEEEAEEEKEAGFWNLQTASGIGLIGVGSLYSLQLLGLLRLGSPILQNLVQVLPIFAAVLIMLTGFGVLSWSPAARRRKKARKRAARRRQQQRRAQPKTVGRAPSTASTDAAGRTASRAFRQAERAFQTAGKAAGRGLDEAKARRAAARRAGRTKLLKDRKNRKISGVAAGMANYFGLDATVVRIAWVIAAIFTQGGAIIPYLILTAVLKDEDKDAFSDDDPFLRITDD from the coding sequence ATGTCCACCCGTTCCCGTCGCAGGTCCCGTCCGACCGAGACTGAGGCTCACGACGATGAGTTCAGCCTCATCAGCGACGACGACATCGTCGCGTTCATGGCCGAGCAGGAGCTCGAAGAAGAGGCCGAGGAGGAGAAGGAGGCGGGATTCTGGAATCTCCAGACGGCCTCCGGCATCGGGCTGATCGGGGTCGGGTCGCTGTACAGCCTCCAGTTGCTGGGCCTGTTGCGTCTGGGCAGCCCGATCCTGCAGAACCTCGTCCAGGTGCTGCCCATCTTCGCGGCGGTGCTGATCATGCTGACCGGCTTCGGGGTCTTGTCCTGGAGTCCGGCGGCGCGGCGGCGCAAGAAGGCCCGGAAGCGTGCCGCGCGCCGTCGCCAGCAGCAGCGTCGCGCGCAGCCCAAGACCGTCGGGCGGGCGCCGTCCACGGCATCGACGGATGCCGCAGGGCGGACCGCATCGCGGGCGTTCCGGCAGGCCGAGCGGGCGTTCCAGACGGCGGGAAAGGCCGCCGGGCGGGGACTCGACGAGGCGAAGGCGCGCCGTGCCGCCGCCCGCCGCGCTGGGCGCACCAAGCTCCTCAAGGACCGCAAGAACCGGAAGATCTCCGGGGTTGCGGCCGGCATGGCCAACTACTTCGGCCTCGACGCCACCGTGGTACGCATCGCGTGGGTCATCGCTGCCATCTTTACGCAGGGCGGCGCCATCATCCCGTACCTCATCCTCACGGCGGTGTTGAAGGACGAGGACAAAGACGCGTTCTCTGACGACGATCCTTTCCTCCGCATCACGGACGACTGA
- a CDS encoding mechanosensitive ion channel family protein gives MPQSAPDSTVSDSLAALARSMKQNARGSVPSPTDLGEEWSDALAEAVGIGPALTRDLLLTLLLALCLWGVRQLVLLMVRRRTGDDVRRLYQWRKGTTYAATAIAVLALIQIWTGEMQSIGTFLGLLTAGIAIALKDPLVDLAGWMFIISRRPYATGDRITIREHTGDVIDQRLFQFTLLEVGTVTGAGQSTGRIVHVPNGWVFSDSVTNHTGTFAYVWHEVAVVVSFESDWRAAKQILTEVVHECAEHLSEDAARTLRRAAREYFIFYSKLTPVVYTSVVGEGVQLTLRYLVAPRRVRGSEQDVWEAVLDRFATRDDIDLAYPTTRLYRNDLEGKPGAGGPRSET, from the coding sequence ATGCCTCAATCTGCTCCCGACTCGACCGTCTCCGACTCGCTCGCCGCGCTGGCGCGGTCGATGAAGCAGAACGCCCGCGGCTCGGTCCCCTCGCCCACGGACCTGGGGGAGGAGTGGTCGGACGCCCTCGCCGAGGCGGTCGGGATCGGACCGGCGCTGACGCGGGACCTTCTCCTGACGCTCCTGCTGGCGCTCTGCCTGTGGGGCGTCCGGCAGCTCGTCCTGCTGATGGTGCGCCGCCGCACCGGCGACGACGTGCGCCGCCTCTACCAGTGGCGCAAAGGCACCACCTACGCGGCAACGGCCATCGCGGTGCTCGCGCTCATCCAGATCTGGACGGGCGAGATGCAGTCGATCGGCACCTTCCTGGGTCTCCTCACGGCGGGCATCGCGATCGCCCTCAAGGACCCGCTGGTGGATCTGGCGGGGTGGATGTTCATCATCTCCCGACGCCCGTACGCGACGGGCGACCGGATCACGATTCGCGAGCACACGGGCGACGTGATCGACCAGCGGCTGTTCCAGTTCACGCTGCTGGAGGTGGGCACGGTGACGGGCGCGGGGCAGTCGACCGGGCGGATCGTGCACGTCCCGAACGGGTGGGTGTTCTCGGACTCGGTGACCAACCACACGGGGACCTTCGCGTACGTCTGGCACGAGGTGGCGGTCGTGGTGTCGTTCGAGAGCGACTGGCGGGCGGCCAAGCAGATCCTGACGGAGGTCGTCCACGAGTGCGCCGAGCACCTCTCCGAGGATGCTGCGCGGACGCTCCGGCGTGCGGCACGGGAGTACTTCATCTTCTACTCCAAGCTGACGCCGGTGGTCTACACGAGCGTCGTCGGCGAGGGGGTTCAGCTGACGCTGCGCTACCTCGTGGCGCCGCGCCGGGTGCGGGGCAGCGAGCAGGACGTCTGGGAGGCTGTCCTCGACCGCTTCGCCACTCGTGACGACATCGACCTCGCCTACCCGACGACGCGCCTCTACCGCAACGATCTCGAAGGCAAGCCGGGCGCGGGCGGGCCGAGGAGTGAGACGTGA
- a CDS encoding vitamin K epoxide reductase family protein, translated as MALPAQTSLLRRIIVGVALLGIVVVTHLALQKANGFAAGCTGLGEVDFSAGAAVTGEGSGCATVTEGEYADFLGLISNIALGLLFYVIVAGLRLAYAALRDDRLRLASAGVVSVGILYTAYLVYLQAAVIGAFCVLCMTSAALVTTLFILHVIEHRRLSQAPAPTPRRRVASEATGLAALRPYAVVLGGFVVLLASTFGLAARTNGDAVAGTGDVPPTPQRSIQDVTGACTYDADYLPIEDMTPFMQGPWRGNPDSPVKVVEVLDPNCPHCRELSDVVGPFIDENPDSAQYFFVPYPLRQESVGQVIALRMAAEQDKFFEVLDEMFRRQDTSWGMTMPELVATLNAVGMDGSAFEATLQDDTQLQGYLSAIQTEAEAVTEAFTSQSGRLSVPKLAINGRIVESTYASYSERCLSEFISEAQ; from the coding sequence ATGGCCCTCCCCGCTCAGACCTCGCTCCTCCGCCGCATCATCGTCGGCGTGGCCCTCCTCGGCATCGTCGTGGTGACGCACCTCGCGCTCCAGAAGGCCAACGGATTCGCCGCCGGGTGCACGGGCCTCGGCGAGGTCGACTTCTCGGCTGGCGCGGCCGTCACCGGCGAAGGGTCGGGCTGCGCGACGGTGACCGAGGGCGAGTACGCCGACTTCCTCGGCCTCATCTCCAACATCGCCCTGGGGCTTCTGTTCTACGTCATCGTGGCGGGGCTTCGGCTCGCCTACGCGGCTCTCCGCGACGACCGGCTCCGGCTCGCGAGTGCGGGCGTCGTGTCCGTCGGCATCCTCTACACCGCCTACCTCGTGTACCTCCAGGCGGCCGTCATCGGCGCGTTCTGCGTGCTCTGCATGACCTCCGCCGCCCTCGTCACCACCCTCTTCATCCTCCACGTGATCGAGCACCGCCGCCTGTCCCAGGCTCCCGCCCCGACGCCTCGCCGCCGTGTGGCCTCCGAGGCGACTGGCCTCGCCGCCCTCCGTCCTTACGCGGTCGTCCTGGGTGGCTTCGTCGTCCTCCTCGCCTCCACGTTCGGCCTCGCGGCCCGCACCAACGGGGACGCGGTGGCCGGGACAGGGGACGTGCCGCCGACCCCGCAGCGCAGCATCCAGGACGTCACCGGCGCCTGCACCTACGACGCCGACTACCTGCCCATCGAGGACATGACGCCCTTCATGCAGGGACCGTGGCGCGGCAACCCGGACTCGCCCGTCAAGGTGGTCGAGGTCCTCGACCCGAACTGCCCGCACTGCCGCGAGCTGTCGGATGTCGTCGGGCCGTTCATCGACGAGAACCCGGATTCGGCCCAGTACTTCTTCGTCCCGTACCCGCTCCGCCAGGAGTCGGTCGGGCAGGTGATCGCGCTGCGGATGGCCGCCGAGCAGGACAAGTTCTTCGAGGTCCTCGACGAGATGTTCCGCCGCCAGGACACCTCCTGGGGCATGACCATGCCGGAGTTGGTAGCGACCCTCAACGCGGTCGGCATGGACGGCTCAGCGTTCGAGGCGACCCTCCAGGACGACACGCAGCTCCAGGGCTACCTGAGCGCCATCCAGACCGAGGCGGAGGCGGTCACGGAGGCCTTCACCAGCCAGAGCGGTCGCCTGTCGGTGCCCAAGCTGGCCATCAACGGCCGCATCGTGGAGTCGACCTACGCCTCGTACAGCGAGCGCTGCCTGAGCGAGTTCATCTCCGAGGCGCAGTAG
- a CDS encoding BlaI/MecI/CopY family transcriptional regulator produces MPVPSLSRRERQVLDVLHRLGRASAADVRDALADPPSDSAVRTHLRILEEKGHIRHEQDGPRYIYLPVQPREEAGLSALRHLTKTFFGDAPTRAVAALLDDASADLSDADLDRLDDLIQRARAQGR; encoded by the coding sequence ATGCCTGTCCCCTCTCTCAGCCGTCGCGAGCGCCAGGTGCTCGATGTCCTGCACCGTCTCGGCCGCGCCTCCGCCGCCGATGTCCGCGATGCCCTCGCGGACCCGCCGAGCGACTCGGCCGTCCGCACTCACCTCCGGATTCTCGAGGAGAAAGGGCACATCCGTCACGAGCAGGACGGGCCACGCTACATCTACCTGCCCGTACAGCCGCGCGAGGAAGCCGGGCTCTCGGCGCTGCGCCACCTGACGAAAACGTTCTTCGGCGACGCGCCCACCCGAGCCGTCGCCGCCCTCCTCGACGACGCGTCCGCCGACCTGTCCGACGCGGACCTGGACCGCCTCGACGACCTCATCCAACGCGCTCGCGCCCAGGGCCGATGA
- a CDS encoding M56 family metallopeptidase, with amino-acid sequence MTLLLAIALKGALVLLLAALVVRLLRHAPASARHGVWAAAFAALLLLPLLEGVGPTWAVGLLPHSATLTASAVAPVPPIPPTPPLPPVPPAPPAPPDAHLSADGAPATLAEYEAEIERHAAEAAALAEAHAWEVEAEMAGLEAEMAGFEAEMEGFEAEMASFGDSWAVSAAPQANGWLRWDLSPVGRWLVGLWALGAFVVGLGWLGAALAARRIVATARLETDDDWAVLAERARRLSGIEGPVRLLRTDALDVPIAWGYGRPAVVLPTSADAWDDGRREAVLLHEMAHLRRRDAWTQAIAQVAVAVHWMNPLAWWGYRRFLDAREHACDDAVIQGGARPSDYAAHLVGVARSLRRDPYALAAVAPMARCAPIEDRIVSILDAGRRRGRLGRVAHTATVVLAAGVLLPLAALQPVARTQSVEPAPVATPTVTVTVDATSGWTPQVEPVPVVADTDSVSVVRLEDEFDQAQDDLARAGQDVRRLIVDLDREGDEVARIRADALRAAETALSQIDLGALRVEAERAAMSFRAPDEARLLEIQHEALRQAEAALERMDWQDDIQRDAEEAVREALEELREEIEDLEEEAREAADDAASERSWRMRVDDRRSTRKASADTARLRSTRAAQTARATPVPPQTPRAAPRPSAAARPRAPRPDTAAFDWGAVERARAAATRSTPSW; translated from the coding sequence ATGACTCTCCTCCTCGCCATCGCGCTCAAGGGCGCGCTCGTCCTGCTGCTCGCCGCCCTCGTGGTGCGCCTCCTGCGCCACGCCCCGGCCTCCGCCCGGCACGGAGTCTGGGCAGCCGCCTTCGCCGCCCTGCTGCTGCTGCCGCTGCTCGAAGGCGTCGGCCCGACGTGGGCCGTGGGCCTGCTCCCCCACTCCGCGACGCTGACGGCGTCTGCAGTGGCGCCGGTCCCACCCATTCCTCCCACGCCGCCGCTGCCCCCCGTCCCGCCAGCGCCCCCTGCTCCGCCGGACGCTCACCTCAGTGCGGACGGGGCCCCGGCCACGCTCGCCGAGTATGAGGCTGAGATCGAGCGCCACGCTGCGGAAGCCGCTGCTCTCGCCGAAGCGCATGCATGGGAGGTGGAAGCCGAGATGGCAGGTCTCGAAGCTGAGATGGCGGGCTTCGAGGCTGAGATGGAAGGCTTTGAGGCCGAGATGGCCAGCTTTGGAGACTCGTGGGCCGTGTCCGCGGCTCCACAGGCCAACGGATGGTTGCGATGGGACCTCTCCCCCGTCGGCCGCTGGCTGGTCGGGCTGTGGGCTCTGGGCGCCTTCGTGGTGGGGCTCGGCTGGCTGGGCGCGGCGCTCGCCGCCCGACGCATCGTCGCGACCGCCCGCCTCGAGACTGATGACGACTGGGCGGTGCTCGCCGAGCGCGCTCGTCGCCTGAGCGGCATCGAGGGGCCTGTGCGGCTCCTCCGCACCGACGCTCTGGACGTGCCCATCGCCTGGGGCTATGGGCGTCCTGCCGTCGTCCTGCCCACCTCGGCGGACGCCTGGGACGACGGCCGCCGCGAGGCGGTGCTCCTCCACGAGATGGCCCACCTCCGCCGCCGCGACGCCTGGACGCAGGCCATCGCCCAGGTGGCCGTCGCCGTCCACTGGATGAACCCGCTCGCGTGGTGGGGCTATCGCCGGTTCCTGGATGCGCGCGAGCACGCCTGCGACGATGCCGTGATCCAGGGCGGCGCCCGTCCGTCCGACTACGCCGCTCATCTCGTCGGCGTGGCGCGGTCGCTCCGCCGCGACCCCTACGCGCTGGCCGCCGTCGCGCCGATGGCACGGTGCGCGCCCATCGAAGACCGCATCGTCTCCATCCTCGATGCCGGGCGCCGCCGGGGCCGCCTCGGCCGCGTCGCCCACACGGCCACGGTGGTCCTGGCCGCAGGCGTCCTCCTGCCCCTGGCCGCCCTCCAGCCCGTCGCCCGGACACAGTCGGTCGAGCCCGCCCCCGTCGCCACCCCCACCGTCACCGTGACTGTCGACGCGACCTCCGGGTGGACGCCGCAGGTCGAGCCGGTCCCCGTCGTCGCCGACACCGACTCGGTCTCGGTCGTCCGCCTGGAGGACGAGTTCGACCAGGCCCAGGACGACCTCGCGCGTGCCGGGCAGGACGTCCGGCGCCTGATCGTCGACCTCGATCGCGAAGGCGACGAGGTCGCCCGAATCCGCGCGGACGCGCTCCGGGCAGCCGAGACGGCCCTCTCCCAGATCGACCTCGGCGCGCTGCGTGTCGAGGCCGAGCGGGCTGCGATGTCGTTCAGGGCCCCGGACGAGGCCCGGCTGCTGGAGATCCAACATGAGGCCCTCCGTCAAGCGGAGGCTGCGCTGGAGCGCATGGACTGGCAAGACGACATCCAGCGTGACGCCGAGGAGGCCGTCCGGGAGGCGCTGGAGGAGCTCCGCGAGGAGATCGAGGACCTCGAAGAGGAGGCGCGAGAGGCAGCCGACGACGCCGCCTCGGAGCGCTCCTGGCGCATGCGCGTCGATGACCGACGCAGCACAAGGAAGGCGTCCGCCGACACGGCGCGCCTCCGCTCGACCCGCGCCGCGCAGACGGCCCGAGCCACCCCCGTTCCGCCCCAGACCCCACGGGCGGCGCCCCGGCCGTCCGCCGCCGCCCGCCCCCGCGCGCCGCGCCCGGACACCGCCGCCTTCGACTGGGGCGCGGTCGAACGCGCCCGCGCCGCCGCGACCCGGTCCACGCCTTCCTGGTAA
- a CDS encoding DUF5916 domain-containing protein, with translation MRLALLALAVTLALPAASQTSLPPTAPVTIDGPLSLAAHSLSDTAINLDGRLDDAAWADAEVATGFVQFRPTPGDAASERTEARVLYDADAIYVGMRLHDSEAEAIGAPLGRRDANLSGDWAFVAVDSYRDGRTGFIFALNPAGVQRDMLIYDNVNEDDSWDAVWDGAASRDADGWTAEFRIPLSQLRYAADRETQEWGLQFGRTHFRTGEESFWNPMSPDEDGMVSQFGTLRDLRGLRPPRQLEIMPYVASALTRAPGDAADPFYSSNDLEPRVGLDVKYGLTSDLTLTATVNPDFGQVEADPARVNLGGFELSFEERRPFFVEGTDVFNMQPRRFFGMNRPGLLYTRRIGRSPQRGNFVSQEATDAAGDAGTIYTDAPQQSTILGAAKLSGRVGRFSVGVLNAVTAPEYGQFRAYDPTGSLVADDRALVEPATNFAAARARGTYGRTTLGVLGTSVLRSTADAAIAEALPGQAAVLGVDVEHQLSDDWILNAQLAGSHVSGSAASIDRVQRAFPRLFQRPDADHLDYDPTRTSISGLTGEANLLKSGGEHWVGSVHAEFTSPGFDANALGFQSRADELGIGAVVVYQQNQAQGPFQSWSANSFAGRRGNFDGDQTALFVGGNANGRFKNFWGVGVNGERYFASMSDRLTRGGPLASTPGGFGLNLNAWSDDRKPISGYAWTGYNRDDLGSTFNGFEAGIEARPSSSVTVRVGPELYLSSDPQQYVTSDDAPALDATFGRRYVFGRIDQTTVSLETRVDWTFTSRLSLQVYARPFVSRGRYDAFRQMTAPGQLDFPRFGTDIGSIEEVYAEGATPGVDAPESYVVTGPDGGTTEFGNPDFTVRALQGNAVLRWEYRPGSALFLVWQQQRNGFSSDRGFNLNRQVSDLFRDQSTNVFLLKLSYWLG, from the coding sequence ATGCGCCTCGCTCTCCTCGCTCTCGCCGTCACCCTCGCCCTTCCGGCGGCGTCTCAGACCTCTCTTCCTCCGACCGCACCGGTCACCATCGACGGCCCGCTGAGCCTCGCCGCACACAGCCTCTCGGACACCGCCATCAACCTCGATGGCCGCCTGGACGACGCGGCCTGGGCCGATGCCGAGGTCGCGACGGGCTTCGTCCAGTTCCGCCCCACCCCGGGCGACGCCGCCTCCGAGCGCACCGAGGCGCGCGTCCTCTACGACGCGGACGCGATCTACGTCGGCATGCGGCTCCATGACTCCGAGGCCGAGGCCATCGGCGCTCCGCTCGGCCGCCGCGACGCCAACCTGTCCGGCGACTGGGCCTTCGTCGCCGTCGACTCCTACCGCGACGGGCGGACGGGCTTCATCTTCGCCCTCAACCCGGCCGGCGTGCAGCGCGACATGCTGATCTACGACAACGTCAACGAGGACGACTCGTGGGATGCCGTCTGGGACGGCGCCGCCAGCCGCGACGCCGACGGGTGGACGGCCGAGTTCCGGATCCCCCTCAGCCAGCTCCGCTACGCCGCCGACCGCGAGACCCAGGAGTGGGGCTTGCAGTTCGGCCGGACCCACTTCCGAACCGGCGAGGAGTCCTTCTGGAACCCGATGAGCCCGGACGAGGACGGCATGGTGTCGCAGTTCGGGACCCTCCGCGACCTCCGCGGCCTCCGCCCGCCGCGCCAGTTGGAGATCATGCCCTACGTCGCCTCGGCGCTGACACGGGCCCCCGGCGACGCGGCCGACCCGTTCTACTCCTCGAACGACCTGGAGCCGCGCGTCGGCCTGGATGTCAAGTACGGACTCACGAGCGATCTCACGCTCACCGCCACCGTCAACCCGGACTTCGGGCAGGTCGAGGCGGACCCGGCGCGCGTCAACCTGGGTGGCTTCGAGCTGTCGTTCGAAGAACGGCGCCCGTTCTTCGTCGAGGGCACCGACGTGTTCAACATGCAGCCGCGGCGCTTCTTCGGCATGAACCGCCCCGGGCTGCTCTACACGCGCCGCATCGGGCGGAGCCCGCAGCGCGGCAACTTCGTCTCCCAGGAGGCGACCGATGCGGCCGGCGACGCGGGGACGATCTACACAGACGCGCCCCAGCAGAGCACCATCCTGGGCGCCGCAAAGCTGTCGGGCCGCGTCGGCCGGTTCTCGGTGGGCGTGCTGAACGCCGTCACCGCGCCGGAGTACGGCCAGTTCCGCGCCTACGACCCCACCGGCTCGCTCGTCGCCGATGACCGCGCGCTCGTCGAGCCCGCCACCAACTTCGCCGCCGCCCGCGCCCGCGGCACCTACGGCCGGACGACGCTCGGCGTGCTCGGCACGTCGGTCCTCCGTAGCACCGCCGATGCCGCCATTGCCGAGGCCCTCCCCGGCCAGGCCGCCGTCCTCGGCGTCGACGTGGAGCACCAGCTGTCCGACGACTGGATCCTGAACGCGCAGCTCGCGGGCAGCCACGTCAGCGGCAGCGCCGCCTCCATCGACCGCGTCCAGCGCGCCTTCCCGCGCCTCTTCCAGCGGCCCGACGCCGACCACCTCGACTACGACCCCACGCGGACCTCGATCTCGGGCCTGACCGGCGAGGCCAACCTGCTCAAGTCGGGCGGCGAGCACTGGGTCGGCTCGGTCCATGCCGAGTTCACCTCCCCCGGCTTCGACGCCAACGCGCTCGGTTTCCAGAGCCGGGCCGACGAGCTCGGCATCGGCGCCGTGGTGGTGTACCAGCAGAACCAGGCCCAGGGGCCGTTCCAGAGCTGGAGCGCGAACTCCTTCGCCGGGCGGCGCGGCAACTTCGACGGCGACCAGACGGCGCTGTTCGTCGGCGGCAACGCCAACGGCCGGTTCAAGAACTTCTGGGGGGTCGGGGTGAACGGCGAGCGCTACTTCGCCAGCATGAGCGACCGCCTGACGCGCGGCGGCCCGCTCGCGTCCACGCCCGGCGGCTTCGGCCTCAACCTGAACGCCTGGAGCGACGACCGCAAGCCGATCTCCGGCTACGCGTGGACGGGCTACAACCGGGACGACCTCGGGAGCACGTTCAACGGCTTCGAGGCCGGGATCGAGGCCCGTCCCAGCTCGTCGGTGACGGTCCGCGTCGGCCCCGAGCTGTACCTCTCCTCCGACCCGCAGCAGTACGTCACGAGCGACGACGCGCCCGCGCTGGACGCCACCTTCGGCCGCCGCTACGTCTTCGGCCGCATCGACCAGACGACGGTGTCGCTGGAGACGCGCGTCGACTGGACGTTCACGTCGCGTCTCTCGCTCCAGGTCTACGCCCGGCCCTTCGTTTCGCGAGGCCGCTACGACGCCTTCCGCCAGATGACGGCGCCCGGCCAGCTCGACTTCCCGCGCTTCGGCACCGACATCGGATCCATCGAGGAGGTCTACGCCGAGGGCGCCACGCCCGGCGTCGACGCGCCCGAGTCGTACGTCGTGACCGGCCCCGACGGCGGGACGACTGAGTTCGGCAACCCCGACTTCACCGTCCGCGCCCTCCAGGGAAATGCGGTCCTGCGGTGGGAGTACCGGCCCGGCTCGGCGCTCTTCCTGGTCTGGCAGCAGCAGCGGAACGGCTTCTCGAGCGACCGCGGCTTCAACCTGAACCGCCAGGTGTCGGATCTCTTCCGCGACCAGTCCACGAACGTCTTCCTCCTCAAGCTGAGCTACTGGCTCGGCTGA
- a CDS encoding dipeptidase → MRLALPLVAVALLASGCASTAPSTVDFSARAAALAQDALIVDTHIDVPYRLADTPDDVSVRTATGDFDHPRAIAGGLDVAFMSIYIPASYQETGGARALADSLIDMVEGIAEAAPDKFAVVRSVDDVARLRQPGRVLLALGMENGAPVEGDLANLTHFRDRGIRYVTLTHSRDNEISDSSYDETGTHGGLSDFGREVVREMNRLGIMVDVSHVSDAAFDDVMEVTTVPVIASHSSARAFTPGFERNMSDAMIERLAENGGVIQINFGSTFLLKRVQDDRDALRERFRTEMEARGLEPGSPEADAFQATFEAENPLRLADMTDVADHIDHVRDLVGIDHVGLGSDYDGVGPTLPVGLEDVSTFPNLVAELLRRGYSDEDVRKVLGGNAMRVWRAVEAAATK, encoded by the coding sequence ATGCGTCTCGCCCTCCCCCTCGTCGCCGTCGCCCTGCTCGCGTCCGGGTGTGCGTCGACCGCGCCCTCCACCGTGGATTTCTCTGCCCGCGCCGCCGCCCTCGCCCAGGACGCCCTGATCGTCGACACGCACATCGACGTGCCGTATCGCCTCGCCGACACGCCCGACGACGTGTCGGTGCGCACCGCGACCGGCGACTTCGACCACCCCCGCGCCATCGCAGGCGGGCTGGACGTCGCCTTCATGTCGATCTACATCCCGGCCAGCTACCAGGAGACCGGCGGCGCCCGCGCCCTCGCCGACTCGCTGATCGACATGGTGGAGGGGATCGCCGAGGCGGCGCCCGACAAGTTCGCCGTCGTCCGCTCCGTCGACGACGTGGCGCGGCTCCGCCAGCCGGGCCGCGTGCTGTTGGCGCTCGGCATGGAGAACGGCGCGCCCGTCGAGGGCGACCTCGCCAACCTGACCCACTTCCGCGACCGCGGCATCCGCTACGTGACGCTTACGCACAGCCGCGACAACGAGATTTCCGACTCGTCCTACGACGAGACCGGCACGCACGGCGGCCTGAGCGACTTCGGCCGCGAGGTCGTCCGCGAGATGAACCGCCTCGGCATCATGGTGGACGTGTCGCACGTCTCCGACGCGGCCTTCGACGACGTGATGGAGGTCACGACGGTGCCGGTGATCGCGAGCCACTCGTCGGCGCGGGCCTTCACGCCCGGCTTCGAGCGCAACATGAGCGACGCCATGATCGAGCGGCTGGCCGAGAACGGCGGCGTGATCCAGATCAACTTCGGCTCGACGTTCCTGCTCAAGCGCGTCCAGGACGATCGCGACGCCCTCCGCGAGCGGTTCCGGACCGAGATGGAGGCGCGCGGCCTGGAGCCCGGCTCGCCCGAGGCGGACGCCTTCCAGGCGACCTTCGAGGCTGAGAACCCGCTCCGCCTCGCCGACATGACCGACGTGGCGGACCACATCGACCACGTCCGCGACCTCGTCGGCATCGACCACGTCGGCCTCGGCTCCGACTACGACGGCGTCGGCCCGACGCTGCCGGTCGGCCTGGAGGACGTGTCGACGTTCCCGAACCTCGTCGCCGAGTTGCTCCGCCGCGGGTACTCCGACGAGGACGTGCGGAAGGTGCTCGGGGGCAACGCGATGCGCGTCTGGCGTGCTGTCGAGGCCGCCGCGACGAAGTAG